One part of the Lotus japonicus ecotype B-129 chromosome 2, LjGifu_v1.2 genome encodes these proteins:
- the LOC130737557 gene encoding RHOMBOID-like protein 9, chloroplastic isoform X2, with protein MHLLALKFCISLVPKCEWLNRDKVQSVIAWVSLSNVNYAINGTIKQQLPQASFGILKINNTCTLEPRKVYTLVWCFKEVFMAAFPICYKTRYRDQNLSTQSVIRQSDKRFMLDSDNMLRSFPSNILTKSNTQERNAPRCIVLGRDSLHKTTTKARSQDSNLSFFQGCHSKKKKLSTVWCSGESSSIEKQLRSLDCYFGKLQDNAKLRTFDTSNKVMQLALHRFRSRNELESLDEYLGKLNNGINQESLVPFYVENRCEENLAPKQSLRNYTGRTNFRKRNTYVDLRRIEGVGGPNSGIDSQQHDETSSLYLIGILASVNIAVFLFEIASPVRNADLELFSLPLLYGAKINHLIMVGEWWRLVTPMFLHAGIFHLALSCWALLSFGPQVCKGYGSFTFFMIYILGGVSGNLTSFMHTPDPAVGGTGPVFAVIGAWLMYQIQNRDVIANDASENLFQKAIIITALGFILSSLGPIDEWSHFGAAFTGMAYGFLTSPALQLDDTSGTGREEGLKLVRRNGDSWKSLIIFTIFIAVLSSLPFFMEPPLSADTLEFM; from the exons ATGCATTTATTGGCCCTTAAATTTTGCATATCTCTTGTTCCAAAGTGTGAATGGCTAAACAGAGATAAGGTACAATCAGTAATCGCTTGGGTTTCATTATCAAATGTCAATTATGCCATTAATGGAACTATTAAGCAACAACTACCCCAGGCCTCTTTTGGTATTCTGAAGATAAACAACACTTGCACCCTAGAGCCAAGGAAGGTTTACACTTTGGTTTGGTGTTTTAAAGAG GTGTTCATGGCTGCATTTCCGATATGTTACAAAACGCGCTACAGGGACCAAAATCTATCAACCCAAAGCGTAATTAGACAGAGTGACAAGAGATTTATGCTTGACTCGGATAATATGCTAAGGTCCTTCCCTTCAAATATCCTTACAAAATCAAACACACAAGAAAGGAATGCACCTAGGTGCATAGTTCTTGGCAGAGATTCTTTGCATAAGACCACGACAAAAGCTCGTAGTCAAGACAGTAACTTAAGCTTCTTTCAGGGATGccattcaaagaaaaaaaaactttccacAGTTTGGTGTTCAGGAGAGTCTAGCTCTATTGAGAAGCAACTAAGATCATTAGATTGCTATTTTGGAAAGCTTCAAGATAATGCAAAGTTAAGAACTTTTGATACATCAAACAAGGTGATGCAGCTGGCGCTTCACAGATTCAGATCAAGAAATGAACTGGAGTCTCTTGATGAGTATCTTGGAAAACTAAATAATG GAATAAATCAAGAGTCTCTTGTGCCATTTTATGTTGAGAATCGCTGTGAAGAAAATTTAGCACCAAAACAATCACTCAGAAATTATACTGGAAGAACAAACTTTAGGAAACGCAATACTTATGTGGATCTAAGAAGAATAGAAGGTGTAGGTGGTCCAAATTCTGGTATAGACTCACAGCAGCATGATGAAACCTCCAGTCTCTATCTAAT TGGCATATTGGCTTCTGTAAACATTGCAGTGTTTCTATTTGAAATAGCAAGTCCTGTTAGGAATGCTGATCTCGAGCTGTTTTCGCTTCCTCTACTATATGGAGCAAAGATAAATCATTTGATCATGGTCGGAGAATGGTGGAGGCTTGTAACACCAATGTTTCTG CATGCGGGAATCTTTCACTTGGCTCTCAGTTGTTGGGCTCTTCTATCATTCGGGCCTCAAGTTTGCAAAGGCTATGGTTCATTTACATTTTTCATGATCTACATACTGGGTGGAGTTTCTGGAAACTTGACAAGTTTTATGCATACACCAGATCCAGCTGTTGGTGGGACT GGACCTGTATTTGCAGTAATTGGTGCTTGGCTCATGTATCAAATTCAAAATAGAGATGTTATTGCAAATGATGCTTCAGAGAACCTGTTCCAGAAggcaataataattacagcacTTGGCTTCATCTTAAGTAGCCTTGGTCCTATTGATGAGTG GTCACACTTTGGAGCAGCTTTCACAGGCATGGCATATGGGTTTCTAACCAGCCCAGCTCTTCAGTTGGATGATACGTCAGGAACTGGTCGAGAAGAAGGGCTCAAACTTGTTAGAAGAAATGGTGATTCTTGGAAATCGCTGATCATATTCACCATCTTCATTGCTGTTTTAAGCTCTCTCCCTTTCTTTATGGAGCCCCCTCTCAGTGCTGACACCTTAGAATTTATGTAG
- the LOC130737557 gene encoding RHOMBOID-like protein 9, chloroplastic isoform X1, whose product MHLLALKFCISLVPKCEWLNRDKVQSVIAWVSLSNVNYAINGTIKQQLPQASFGILKINNTCTLEPRKVYTLVWCFKEVFMAAFPICYKTRYRDQNLSTQSVIRQSDKRFMLDSDNMLRSFPSNILTKSNTQERNAPRCIVLGRDSLHKTTTKARSQDSNLSFFQGCHSKKKKLSTVWCSGESSSIEKQLRSLDCYFGKLQDNAKLRTFDTSNKVMQLALHRFRSRNELESLDEYLGKLNNAGINQESLVPFYVENRCEENLAPKQSLRNYTGRTNFRKRNTYVDLRRIEGVGGPNSGIDSQQHDETSSLYLIGILASVNIAVFLFEIASPVRNADLELFSLPLLYGAKINHLIMVGEWWRLVTPMFLHAGIFHLALSCWALLSFGPQVCKGYGSFTFFMIYILGGVSGNLTSFMHTPDPAVGGTGPVFAVIGAWLMYQIQNRDVIANDASENLFQKAIIITALGFILSSLGPIDEWSHFGAAFTGMAYGFLTSPALQLDDTSGTGREEGLKLVRRNGDSWKSLIIFTIFIAVLSSLPFFMEPPLSADTLEFM is encoded by the exons ATGCATTTATTGGCCCTTAAATTTTGCATATCTCTTGTTCCAAAGTGTGAATGGCTAAACAGAGATAAGGTACAATCAGTAATCGCTTGGGTTTCATTATCAAATGTCAATTATGCCATTAATGGAACTATTAAGCAACAACTACCCCAGGCCTCTTTTGGTATTCTGAAGATAAACAACACTTGCACCCTAGAGCCAAGGAAGGTTTACACTTTGGTTTGGTGTTTTAAAGAG GTGTTCATGGCTGCATTTCCGATATGTTACAAAACGCGCTACAGGGACCAAAATCTATCAACCCAAAGCGTAATTAGACAGAGTGACAAGAGATTTATGCTTGACTCGGATAATATGCTAAGGTCCTTCCCTTCAAATATCCTTACAAAATCAAACACACAAGAAAGGAATGCACCTAGGTGCATAGTTCTTGGCAGAGATTCTTTGCATAAGACCACGACAAAAGCTCGTAGTCAAGACAGTAACTTAAGCTTCTTTCAGGGATGccattcaaagaaaaaaaaactttccacAGTTTGGTGTTCAGGAGAGTCTAGCTCTATTGAGAAGCAACTAAGATCATTAGATTGCTATTTTGGAAAGCTTCAAGATAATGCAAAGTTAAGAACTTTTGATACATCAAACAAGGTGATGCAGCTGGCGCTTCACAGATTCAGATCAAGAAATGAACTGGAGTCTCTTGATGAGTATCTTGGAAAACTAAATAATG CAGGAATAAATCAAGAGTCTCTTGTGCCATTTTATGTTGAGAATCGCTGTGAAGAAAATTTAGCACCAAAACAATCACTCAGAAATTATACTGGAAGAACAAACTTTAGGAAACGCAATACTTATGTGGATCTAAGAAGAATAGAAGGTGTAGGTGGTCCAAATTCTGGTATAGACTCACAGCAGCATGATGAAACCTCCAGTCTCTATCTAAT TGGCATATTGGCTTCTGTAAACATTGCAGTGTTTCTATTTGAAATAGCAAGTCCTGTTAGGAATGCTGATCTCGAGCTGTTTTCGCTTCCTCTACTATATGGAGCAAAGATAAATCATTTGATCATGGTCGGAGAATGGTGGAGGCTTGTAACACCAATGTTTCTG CATGCGGGAATCTTTCACTTGGCTCTCAGTTGTTGGGCTCTTCTATCATTCGGGCCTCAAGTTTGCAAAGGCTATGGTTCATTTACATTTTTCATGATCTACATACTGGGTGGAGTTTCTGGAAACTTGACAAGTTTTATGCATACACCAGATCCAGCTGTTGGTGGGACT GGACCTGTATTTGCAGTAATTGGTGCTTGGCTCATGTATCAAATTCAAAATAGAGATGTTATTGCAAATGATGCTTCAGAGAACCTGTTCCAGAAggcaataataattacagcacTTGGCTTCATCTTAAGTAGCCTTGGTCCTATTGATGAGTG GTCACACTTTGGAGCAGCTTTCACAGGCATGGCATATGGGTTTCTAACCAGCCCAGCTCTTCAGTTGGATGATACGTCAGGAACTGGTCGAGAAGAAGGGCTCAAACTTGTTAGAAGAAATGGTGATTCTTGGAAATCGCTGATCATATTCACCATCTTCATTGCTGTTTTAAGCTCTCTCCCTTTCTTTATGGAGCCCCCTCTCAGTGCTGACACCTTAGAATTTATGTAG